A genomic window from Eleginops maclovinus isolate JMC-PN-2008 ecotype Puerto Natales chromosome 9, JC_Emac_rtc_rv5, whole genome shotgun sequence includes:
- the podn gene encoding podocan — MAFPKHSILQALSVLLLALVLVHCQAPLQPEEEEEEEPIKETNISTAVTKSELLECPLECSCTAEGSVDCAGVDLTEFPAELSDKTRQLALQNNKIEEITVEHISYLHQLETLNLQNNWLTSDGLEDEGFEMLEELAYLYLANNKLTSAPIVLPPSLVSADFAANQLTKIYLYTFGQKPKLRSVYLHNNKLTDKGFPEHAFNGSDNLEILTMSSNFLRAVPRNLPSSLYRLHLKNNKLEEIPAGAFDNLSNLRELYLQNNLLNNEGMDNETFSQLSSLECLDLSNNNLSVVPTGLPRNLVLLHLEKNSIRSIPGDALASVRNLEYLLLHNNKLRSRSIHPSAFQGLKKLHTLHMYNNLLERVPRGLPKRAKTLMLLHNLITDISRNDLAMLYTLTELNLSYNKLTSPKLHREAFRKLRILETLDLSGNNLSSFPLGLPRSLQVLEIKNNQLNSIPDGALTGMEKLRKLILSENQLKLNSAYQGAWMELTALSTLDLSGNQLSHIPSDLPESLEYLYLQSNRISSVPASAFEGTPNIKGIFLRFNRLSVDSVDESSFSHLSNLQVLDIGTGHTDLPFKREEIEEELEA; from the exons ATGGCCTTTCCCAAGCATTCCATCCTGCAGGCCCTGAGTGTGCTGCTCTTGGCGTTGGTGTTGGTGCATTGCCAGGCCCCTCTCCAgccggaggaagaggaggaggaagagccaATAAAGGAGACCAACATCTCAACAGCGGTGACGAAATCTGAGCTGCTTGAATGTCCGCTGGAGTGCAGCTGTACGGCAGAAGGCTCGGTGGATTGCGCTGGAGTCGATCTCACTGAGTTTCCCGCCGAGCTTTCGGATAAAACTCGTCAGCTCGCTCTACAG AACAACAAAATTGAGGAGATAACAGTGGAGCACATTTCCTATCTGCATCAGCTCGAGACCCTCAACCTTCAGAACAACTGGCTGACATCAGATG gCCTTGAAGATGAAGGTTTCGAGATGCTTGAAGAGCTGGCTTATTTATATCTGGCAAATAACAAG CTCACCTCAGCACCAATAGTCCTACCACCCTCTTTGGTTAGTGCTGATTTTGCTGCTAATCAGCTTACAAAGATCTACCTGTATACATTTGGCCAAAAACCAAAACTGAG GTCTGTGTATCTCCATAACAACAAGCTGACGGACAAAGGGTTTCCTGAACATGCGTTCAATGGTTCTGACAACCTGGAGATCCTCACCATGTCAAGCAACTTCCTGCGGGCCGTCCCGAGGAACCTGCCCTCCAGCCTCTACCGTCTTCATCTGAAG AATAACAAGTTGGAGGAAATTCCAGCAGGGGCCTTTGACAACTTGTCAAACCTCAGAGAGCTGTACCTCCAGAACAACCTCCTCAACAATGAAGGCATGGACAACGAGACTTTCAG CCAATTGAGCAGCCTGGAGTGTTTGGACTTGTCAAATAACAACCTAAGTGTGGTCCCGACGGGGCTGCCACGCAATCTAGTACTCCTCCATCTGGAGAAGAATTCCATTCGTAGCATCCCTGGAGACGCTCTTGCTTCTGTCCGAAACCTTGAGTACCTGCTCCTTCACAATAACAAGCTGCGCTCACGTTCCATCCATCCTTCTGCCTTCCAG GGTTTGAAGAAGCTGCACACTCTTCACATGTACAACAACCTCCTAGAGCGTGTTCCCAGGGGCTTGCCTAAAAGGGCCAAGACCCTCATGCTGCTTCACAACCTCATTACTGACATTAGCCGTAACGACCTGGCTATGTTGTACACCCTGACTGAGCTGAACCTCAGCTACAACAAGCTGACGAGCCCCAAGCTTCACCGCGAAGCCTTTAGGAAGCTGCGTATACTGGAAACCCTGGATCTGTCGGGAAACAACCTGTCCTCGTTCCCCCTTGGTCTTCCCCGCAGCCTGCAGGTGCTCGAAATCAAGAACAACCAGCTGAACTCCATACCAGATGGTGCACTGACGGGCATGGAGAAGCTACGGAAGCTCATCCTGAGTGAAAACCAGCTGAAACTGAATTCAGCCTACCAGGGAGCCTGGATGGAGCTTACTGCACTCTCG ACACTAGACCTGTCTGGTAACCAGCTGTCACACATCCCATCCGACCTGCCTGAGTCTCTGGAGTACCTTTACCTGCAGAGTAATCGCATCTCAAGTGTTCCTGCTTCAGCTTTTGAAGGCACTCCAAATATCAAAGGAATCTTTCTCCG GTTTAACCGCCTGTCTGTGGATTCTGTGGACGAGAGCTCTTTCTCACACCTGTCCAACTTGCAAGTGCTGGACATTGGCACAGGGCACACCGACCTCCCCTTTAAAAGAGAGGAGATAGAGGAGGAACTGGAAGCATAA